In Leucobacter sp. CX169, a single genomic region encodes these proteins:
- a CDS encoding regulatory protein RecX — MVVRFLPVPDRDAQANPDPAPEREGLAEVVELRSRLLGAVARTDAEHWPGDSGGDEPPRKEARRRLSAVRTPSERQSSRPRAVADAGGSEQISAPTRTATEDGVRVLARRARSTGEVRRALLDLGHDESEVEDVLAEFSRSGYLDDADLARALTSSLRERSKASRSQIRRKLMDRLLPDIEIEAALSELDAEDEVALVREAALQRVGRMRDLDRVTAERRLLGFLARRGWSGESARSAVNEALESVGLRR, encoded by the coding sequence ATGGTCGTTCGGTTTCTCCCGGTGCCGGATCGGGACGCACAGGCGAACCCCGATCCGGCGCCTGAGCGCGAGGGGCTCGCGGAGGTGGTCGAGTTGCGCAGCCGGTTGCTCGGCGCCGTCGCGCGCACCGACGCCGAGCACTGGCCGGGCGACTCCGGGGGTGACGAGCCTCCGCGCAAGGAGGCCCGTCGTCGCTTGAGTGCAGTCCGGACTCCCAGCGAGCGTCAGTCCAGTCGCCCCCGAGCGGTCGCCGATGCGGGAGGCTCGGAGCAGATCTCCGCGCCGACCCGCACGGCGACCGAGGACGGGGTGCGGGTGCTCGCTCGCCGGGCTCGCTCGACCGGCGAGGTGCGGCGTGCTCTGCTCGACTTGGGGCACGACGAGTCCGAAGTGGAGGACGTTCTTGCTGAGTTCTCCCGCAGCGGCTACTTGGACGACGCAGACCTAGCGCGCGCCCTCACTTCTTCGCTCCGCGAGCGCAGCAAGGCGAGTCGTTCGCAGATTCGACGCAAGCTCATGGATCGATTGCTTCCCGACATTGAGATCGAGGCAGCACTTTCGGAGCTGGACGCCGAGGACGAGGTCGCGCTCGTGCGGGAGGCCGCACTGCAGCGGGTCGGCCGCATGCGTGATCTCGACCGAGTGACAGCTGAGCGCCGTCTGCTCGGCTTCCTCGCCCGTCGCGGTTGGTCGGGCGAGTCCGCGCGCAGTGCCGTGAACGAGGCGCTTGAGTCCGTGGGTCTGCGCCGATAG
- the recA gene encoding recombinase RecA codes for MASPKDREKSLESALAQIDRQFGKGSVMRLGSNERAPVEVISTGSIALDVALGIGGLPRGRVVEIYGPESSGKTTLTLHAIANAQRAGGIAAFIDAEHALDPAYAQKLGVDIDALLVSQPDTGEQALEIADMLIRSGSIDLIVIDSVAALVPKAEIEGEMGDSHVGLQARLMSQALRKITGGLSQTNTTIIFINQLREKIGVMFGSPETTAGGKALKFYASVRLDIRRIQTLKDGTDAVGNRTRVKVVKNKMAPPFKQAEFDILYGTGISREGSLIDYGVEHEIVKKSGSWFTYNGDQLGQGMENARRFLLSHPDTAQEIEDKILVKLGVGQVAVDAANAAALEAAKAAKAAKTAGAGDTPVRIGA; via the coding sequence ATGGCATCACCCAAGGATCGCGAGAAGTCCCTCGAATCGGCCCTCGCGCAGATCGATCGCCAGTTCGGCAAGGGCTCGGTGATGCGGCTCGGCAGCAACGAGCGGGCGCCCGTCGAGGTCATCTCCACCGGTTCGATCGCACTGGACGTCGCGCTCGGGATTGGCGGGCTGCCGCGCGGCCGTGTCGTCGAGATCTACGGGCCCGAGTCTTCGGGCAAGACGACGTTGACGCTGCACGCAATTGCGAACGCGCAGCGCGCGGGTGGCATCGCGGCTTTCATTGACGCGGAGCACGCCCTCGACCCCGCCTACGCGCAGAAGCTTGGCGTCGACATCGACGCGCTTCTCGTTTCTCAGCCGGACACCGGTGAGCAGGCGCTTGAGATCGCCGACATGCTGATTCGATCCGGATCGATCGACCTCATCGTGATTGACTCCGTCGCCGCGCTCGTGCCGAAGGCCGAGATCGAGGGCGAGATGGGCGACAGTCACGTCGGCCTCCAGGCCCGCCTCATGTCTCAGGCGCTGCGCAAGATTACGGGTGGCTTGAGCCAGACGAACACCACCATCATCTTCATTAACCAGCTGCGCGAGAAGATCGGCGTGATGTTTGGGAGCCCCGAGACGACCGCCGGTGGCAAGGCGCTGAAGTTCTATGCGTCGGTTCGCCTCGACATTCGTCGCATTCAGACGCTCAAGGACGGCACCGACGCAGTCGGTAACCGCACCCGCGTCAAGGTCGTCAAGAACAAGATGGCCCCGCCCTTCAAGCAGGCCGAGTTCGATATTCTCTACGGCACGGGCATCTCGCGCGAGGGCTCGCTGATCGACTACGGTGTCGAGCACGAGATCGTCAAGAAGAGTGGCTCGTGGTTCACCTACAACGGCGATCAGCTCGGTCAGGGCATGGAGAACGCTCGTCGTTTCCTGCTCTCGCACCCCGACACCGCGCAAGAGATCGAGGACAAGATCCTCGTCAAGCTCGGCGTCGGCCAGGTCGCCGTCGACGCGGCGAACGCCGCGGCACTTGAAGCGGCGAAGGCAGCGAAGGCCGCCAAGACCGCTGGTGCGGGGGACACCCCGGTACGGATCGGCGCGTAG